Proteins encoded within one genomic window of Nonomuraea gerenzanensis:
- a CDS encoding propionyl-CoA synthetase: MSGFDEVYRRSIEQPEQFWGEAAGGIDWDVPPATVYGEGRWFPDGRLNTCYNALDRHVERGRGEQPALIHDSPVTGTTRVHTYAELLDEVARTAGMLRGLGVTAGDTVVIYLPMVPEAVVAMLACARLGAVHSVVFGGFAARELAVRIDHARPKVVLSASCGIEPARVVAYKPLLDDALEQAEHRPERCVILQRPQCVAELREGRDLDWKQAVAGAEPAPCVSVAATDPLYILYTSGTTGTPKGVVRDNGGHAVALHWSMSHVYGAAPGEVYWAASDVGWVVGHSYIVYAPLLAGCTTVLYEGKPVGTPDPGAFWRVVATHGVRTLFTAPTAIRAIKKEDPTGAFAAKWDLSGLRHLFLAGERLDPDTYHWACDLLGIPVIDHWWQTETGWPIAANCVGIEPLPLKPGSPTRPVPGWDVHVLDSEGHDCPPGIEGAVTVKLPLPPGALPTLYRDEARFHRSYLERYPGHYLTGDGGHLDEDGYLYVMGRIDDVINVAGHRLSTGAMEEVIAEHPDVAECAVIGVADELKGQLPMGFVVLKAGAERDPEEIERELAALVRERIGPVAAFRHAVVVSRLPKTRSGKILRATMRTIADGRPYDVPSTIEDPGALPEIAQALKGM; this comes from the coding sequence GTGAGCGGTTTTGACGAGGTCTACCGGCGCAGCATCGAGCAGCCCGAGCAGTTCTGGGGCGAGGCGGCGGGCGGGATCGACTGGGACGTGCCACCCGCGACCGTGTACGGCGAGGGCCGCTGGTTCCCCGACGGCCGGCTCAACACCTGCTACAACGCCCTGGACCGGCACGTCGAGCGGGGCCGCGGCGAGCAGCCGGCGCTGATCCACGACAGCCCGGTCACCGGCACCACCCGCGTCCACACCTACGCCGAGCTGCTGGACGAGGTGGCCAGGACCGCGGGCATGCTGCGCGGCCTCGGCGTGACGGCGGGCGACACCGTGGTCATCTACCTGCCGATGGTGCCGGAGGCGGTGGTCGCGATGCTGGCCTGCGCCCGGCTCGGGGCGGTGCACTCGGTGGTGTTCGGCGGGTTCGCGGCCAGGGAGCTGGCGGTGCGGATCGACCACGCCAGGCCCAAGGTGGTGCTGTCGGCGTCGTGCGGGATCGAGCCGGCGCGCGTGGTGGCGTACAAACCGCTGCTGGACGACGCGCTGGAGCAGGCGGAGCACCGCCCCGAGCGGTGCGTGATCCTGCAGCGGCCGCAGTGCGTGGCGGAGCTGCGGGAGGGGCGGGACCTCGACTGGAAGCAGGCGGTGGCGGGCGCGGAGCCGGCGCCGTGCGTGAGCGTGGCCGCGACCGACCCGCTCTACATCCTCTACACCTCCGGCACGACCGGCACGCCCAAGGGCGTCGTGCGCGACAACGGCGGCCACGCGGTGGCGCTGCACTGGAGCATGTCCCACGTGTACGGCGCCGCCCCCGGCGAGGTCTACTGGGCCGCCTCCGACGTGGGCTGGGTCGTCGGCCACTCCTACATCGTGTACGCGCCGCTGCTGGCGGGCTGCACCACGGTCCTGTACGAGGGCAAGCCCGTCGGCACCCCGGACCCGGGCGCGTTCTGGCGGGTGGTGGCCACGCACGGGGTGCGGACCCTGTTCACCGCCCCGACGGCGATCCGCGCCATCAAGAAGGAGGACCCCACCGGCGCCTTCGCGGCCAAGTGGGACCTGTCGGGGCTGCGCCACCTCTTCCTGGCCGGCGAGCGGCTCGACCCCGACACCTACCACTGGGCCTGCGACCTGCTCGGCATCCCCGTCATCGACCACTGGTGGCAGACCGAGACCGGCTGGCCGATCGCCGCCAACTGCGTCGGCATCGAGCCGCTGCCGCTCAAGCCGGGCTCGCCGACCAGGCCCGTGCCTGGCTGGGACGTGCACGTCCTCGACAGCGAGGGTCACGACTGCCCGCCGGGCATCGAGGGCGCGGTCACCGTGAAGCTGCCGCTGCCGCCGGGCGCGCTGCCCACCCTCTACCGCGACGAGGCCCGCTTCCATCGCTCCTACCTGGAGCGCTACCCCGGCCACTACCTGACGGGCGACGGCGGCCACCTCGACGAGGACGGCTACCTCTACGTCATGGGCCGCATCGACGACGTGATCAACGTGGCCGGGCACCGCCTGTCCACCGGAGCCATGGAGGAGGTCATCGCCGAGCACCCCGACGTGGCCGAGTGCGCGGTGATCGGCGTCGCCGACGAGCTGAAGGGGCAGCTGCCGATGGGGTTCGTGGTGCTGAAGGCCGGCGCGGAGCGCGACCCGGAGGAGATCGAGCGGGAGCTGGCCGCGCTGGTGCGCGAGCGCATCGGCCCCGTGGCCGCCTTCCGCCACGCGGTCGTGGTGAGCCGGCTGCCGAAGACCCGCTCGGGCAAGATCCTGCGCGCCACGATGCGCACCATCGCCGACGGCCGCCCGTACGACGTCCCGTCCACCATCGAGGACCCCGGCGCGCTGCCGGAGATCGCACAGGCGCTGAAAGGAATGTGA
- a CDS encoding NACHT domain-containing protein, which produces MIDTPSYADALRILGCKDGRLVKVIGLAAEAERTGWALAGGTRLTTSLRDLRDGVVAYGEDVVRRMPELKSGVDRFTRTQRLAAAHAAIVVAAWFEALGEAKLPFTLDQLDRGDRISHGVPTAERYARLVAGLLLERLPTPEPHVPYTETRAAVERAYERMSEAMTGYVGGLSVWDELPVDDQLALPRLLSEAPAAHALRIYDEDYRSLALDSHEFGVRSLVTERPQPATALSRVAWLLAELAPPRVGDRPMIHQVRMAANALDQPLLLAGKLPEDVYLPLLGEGYLSPRCRVAELTRESSPAERSWWDRQRLLPDPEAFLVGHLTSLRATQAPLLVLGEPGSGKTKLTEVLAARLARSEFLPFRVELRAVRARADLAGQIEQATGEVLGQEVPYADLVAAGGGAMPVILLDGFDELVQGGLNRYDYLERVREFQTREAGLGRPVAVIVTSRTVVADRVRFPDGLLALQLLPFDDDQVRQWLDIWDQANRALLARRELKPLPAEAALVHGEMARQPLLLLLLALYDAGGNALQHDHGPLRRSRLYEVLLRDYTERETGGARRVVIDQELVLLGAVALSMLARGSQVITDEQLDRDLPALCHGGEDDQDDEEERVGWARRATERFFFVRRKGHAFLHSTFGEFLVAWLTLYALRDLDRRRRLAGDEPLAVVQAVDDDLLYAVTSHSCLAERGPTVGFIVELLEEVPPAVRARCAELLAGLLRRALHERTRRHFTGFRPVRHPLTRRLAAYSANLTLLIVTASEEPVAVSSILQGPDHLERWSALTHLWKGQLGADGWAGLVTALSAHRVVTDGVEDVVLGAGTETSGMGDVVVAVATGHAPRHRRLLDLLLRALGEGRALPFRDRVGILEELLRTVAVRSPAMHQALGAMWHEEGADRAAIKPLLRSMLADPADRMATWEQLVKSGVPESALWEIHQDVLHPDG; this is translated from the coding sequence ATGATCGACACCCCGAGCTACGCCGACGCCCTGAGAATTCTCGGATGCAAGGACGGCAGGCTGGTCAAGGTGATCGGGCTCGCCGCGGAGGCCGAGCGCACCGGCTGGGCGCTGGCCGGCGGCACCCGGCTCACCACGAGCCTGCGCGACCTGCGTGACGGCGTCGTGGCCTACGGCGAGGACGTCGTACGCCGGATGCCGGAGCTGAAGAGCGGCGTGGACCGTTTCACCCGCACCCAGCGGCTGGCCGCGGCGCACGCCGCGATCGTCGTGGCGGCCTGGTTCGAGGCGCTCGGCGAGGCGAAGCTGCCGTTCACGCTGGACCAGCTCGACCGCGGCGACCGCATCTCGCACGGCGTGCCGACCGCCGAGCGGTACGCCAGGCTGGTGGCCGGGCTGCTGCTGGAGCGGCTGCCCACCCCCGAGCCGCACGTGCCCTACACCGAGACCCGCGCCGCCGTGGAACGTGCCTACGAGCGCATGTCCGAGGCCATGACCGGGTACGTGGGCGGCCTGTCCGTCTGGGACGAGCTGCCGGTGGACGACCAGCTCGCGCTGCCCCGCCTGCTGTCGGAGGCGCCGGCCGCGCACGCGTTACGCATCTACGACGAGGACTACCGGTCGCTGGCGCTCGACAGCCACGAGTTCGGGGTGCGCAGCCTGGTCACCGAGCGGCCGCAGCCCGCCACGGCGCTGTCGCGGGTGGCGTGGCTGCTGGCCGAGCTGGCCCCGCCCCGCGTCGGCGACCGGCCGATGATCCACCAGGTCAGGATGGCCGCGAACGCCCTGGACCAGCCGCTCCTGCTGGCCGGCAAGCTGCCGGAGGACGTCTACCTGCCGCTGCTCGGCGAGGGCTACCTCAGCCCGCGCTGCCGGGTGGCGGAGCTGACCCGCGAGTCCTCGCCCGCCGAGCGGAGCTGGTGGGACAGGCAGCGGCTGCTGCCCGACCCCGAGGCGTTCCTGGTCGGGCACCTCACCTCACTGCGGGCCACCCAGGCGCCGCTGCTCGTGCTGGGCGAGCCCGGCTCGGGCAAGACCAAGCTGACCGAGGTGCTGGCCGCCCGGCTGGCCAGGTCGGAGTTCCTGCCGTTCCGGGTGGAGCTGCGCGCCGTGCGGGCCCGCGCGGACCTGGCCGGGCAGATCGAGCAGGCCACCGGCGAGGTGCTGGGGCAGGAGGTGCCCTACGCGGACCTGGTGGCGGCGGGCGGCGGCGCGATGCCGGTGATCCTGCTGGACGGGTTCGACGAGCTGGTGCAGGGCGGCCTCAACCGCTACGACTACCTGGAGCGGGTCCGCGAGTTCCAGACCAGGGAGGCCGGGCTCGGCCGGCCCGTCGCGGTGATCGTGACCAGCCGCACCGTGGTGGCCGACCGGGTGCGCTTCCCCGACGGGCTGCTGGCGCTGCAGCTCCTGCCGTTCGACGACGACCAGGTGCGCCAGTGGCTCGACATCTGGGACCAGGCCAACCGCGCCCTGCTGGCCAGGCGCGAGCTGAAGCCGCTGCCCGCCGAGGCGGCGCTGGTCCACGGCGAGATGGCCAGGCAGCCGCTGCTCCTGCTGCTGCTCGCGCTCTACGACGCCGGCGGCAACGCCCTGCAGCACGACCACGGCCCGCTGCGCAGGTCCCGCCTGTACGAGGTGCTGCTGCGCGACTACACCGAACGCGAGACGGGCGGCGCCCGCCGGGTCGTCATCGACCAGGAGCTGGTCCTGCTCGGCGCGGTGGCGCTGTCCATGCTGGCCCGCGGCAGCCAGGTCATCACCGACGAGCAGCTCGACCGCGACCTGCCCGCCCTGTGCCACGGCGGCGAGGACGACCAGGACGACGAGGAGGAGCGCGTCGGCTGGGCGCGCAGGGCCACCGAGCGCTTCTTCTTCGTGCGCAGGAAGGGGCACGCGTTCCTGCACTCCACGTTCGGCGAGTTCCTGGTCGCCTGGCTGACCCTCTACGCGCTGCGCGACCTCGACCGGCGCCGCCGCCTGGCGGGCGACGAGCCGCTCGCCGTGGTGCAGGCGGTGGACGACGACCTGCTGTACGCGGTCACCTCCCACTCCTGCCTGGCTGAGCGCGGCCCGACGGTCGGCTTCATCGTGGAGCTGCTGGAGGAGGTCCCGCCGGCGGTCCGGGCGCGCTGCGCCGAGCTGCTCGCGGGGCTGCTGCGGCGGGCCCTGCATGAGCGGACGCGCCGCCACTTCACCGGCTTCCGCCCGGTCCGGCACCCGCTGACCCGCCGCCTGGCCGCCTACTCGGCCAACCTCACGCTGCTCATCGTGACCGCCTCCGAGGAGCCCGTCGCGGTCTCGTCCATCCTGCAGGGGCCCGACCACCTGGAACGCTGGTCCGCGCTCACCCACCTGTGGAAGGGGCAGCTCGGCGCGGACGGCTGGGCCGGGCTCGTCACCGCCCTGTCCGCGCACCGGGTGGTCACGGACGGCGTGGAGGACGTCGTGCTGGGCGCCGGCACGGAGACCAGCGGGATGGGCGACGTCGTGGTCGCGGTCGCCACCGGGCACGCGCCCCGCCACCGCAGGCTGCTCGACCTGCTGCTGCGGGCGCTGGGGGAGGGGCGCGCGCTGCCGTTCCGCGATCGCGTGGGCATCCTGGAGGAGCTGCTGCGCACGGTGGCCGTCCGCTCGCCCGCGATGCACCAGGCGCTGGGCGCGATGTGGCACGAGGAGGGCGCCGACCGGGCAGCGATCAAGCCCCTCCTGCGGTCGATGCTCGCCGACCCGGCCGACCGGATGGCGACCTGGGAGCAGCTCGTCAAGTCAGGCGTCCCGGAGAGCGCCCTGTGGGAGATCCACCAGGACGTCCTGCACCCGGACGGCTGA
- a CDS encoding sensor histidine kinase: MRFALVCAGAVLVLGGLALTAVHVVVAQSLEYRGSVFTPAAFNDDWRTFHRYEDMYEVARTRAMQVHAVYQRDTLNNVRLTGVAAVLAATAAAFGLGWRCAGWLLRPLRQVTETARRVAQSHDLTERIAYDGPREEIKELADTYDTMLGRLARAFGGQRKFVANAAHELRTPLTINRTLVDVAVRRPDATDDVKRLGESLLLVNTRHERLIDGLLALAEGEQAVLDRRPFDLTDVAEHVLDQAAAEAAEREVTIHRLLDPAPTAGEAVLVERLVQNLVENAVRHNHPKGEVWVTTRGRADRVELVVANTGLQVPTYEIETIFEPFRRLHADRLRSDRGSGLGLSIVRVIAQAHDGTVVARPREEGGLTITVELPADPAGS, translated from the coding sequence ATGCGTTTCGCCCTGGTCTGCGCCGGGGCGGTGCTGGTGCTCGGCGGCCTGGCGCTGACCGCGGTCCACGTGGTGGTGGCGCAGAGCCTCGAATACCGCGGCAGCGTGTTCACCCCTGCCGCGTTCAACGACGACTGGCGGACCTTCCACCGCTACGAGGACATGTACGAGGTCGCGCGCACCCGGGCCATGCAGGTGCACGCCGTCTACCAGCGCGACACGCTGAACAACGTGCGCCTCACCGGCGTGGCAGCGGTGCTGGCGGCCACGGCGGCGGCGTTCGGGCTCGGGTGGCGCTGCGCCGGCTGGCTGCTGCGGCCGCTGCGGCAGGTCACCGAGACGGCGCGGCGGGTGGCGCAGAGCCACGACCTGACCGAGCGCATCGCCTACGACGGGCCGAGGGAGGAGATCAAGGAGCTGGCCGACACCTACGACACCATGCTGGGCAGGCTGGCGCGGGCGTTCGGCGGGCAGCGCAAGTTCGTCGCCAACGCCGCGCACGAGCTGCGCACCCCGCTGACGATCAACCGCACGCTGGTGGACGTGGCCGTGCGCCGGCCCGACGCGACCGACGACGTCAAGCGGCTCGGCGAGTCGCTGCTGCTGGTCAACACCCGGCACGAGCGGCTCATCGACGGCCTGCTGGCGCTGGCCGAGGGCGAGCAGGCGGTGCTGGACCGGCGGCCGTTCGACCTGACGGACGTGGCCGAGCACGTGCTGGACCAGGCGGCGGCCGAGGCGGCCGAGCGGGAGGTGACGATCCACCGGCTGCTGGACCCGGCCCCGACGGCGGGCGAGGCGGTGCTGGTCGAGCGGCTGGTGCAGAACCTGGTGGAGAACGCCGTCCGGCACAACCACCCCAAGGGCGAGGTGTGGGTGACCACGCGCGGGCGGGCCGACCGGGTCGAGCTGGTCGTGGCCAACACCGGGCTGCAGGTGCCCACGTACGAGATAGAGACGATCTTCGAGCCGTTCCGGCGGCTGCACGCCGACCGGCTGCGCTCCGACCGGGGCAGCGGGCTGGGGCTGTCGATCGTGCGGGTGATCGCGCAGGCGCACGACGGGACGGTGGTGGCCAGGCCGCGCGAGGAGGGCGGGCTGACGATCACGGTGGAGCTGCCCGCCGACCCGGCCGGGTCGTGA
- a CDS encoding response regulator transcription factor, with protein MRVLIAEDERMLADSIAEGLRGEALAVDVAYDGESALERLGVHDYDVLILDRDLPGTHGDEVCRAVVEQGWLVRVLMLTAASDVRARVAGLSLGADDYLPKPFAFEELVARVHALGRRARAADPPMLERAGVRLDWAHRQVFRDGRYVPLARKEFGVLAELLRAQGAVVSAETLLEKVWDEHIDPFTNTVRTTMMKLRKKLGEPQVIETVPGSGYRIP; from the coding sequence GTGCGTGTTCTGATCGCTGAGGACGAGCGCATGCTCGCCGACTCGATCGCCGAGGGGCTGCGCGGTGAGGCGCTGGCCGTGGACGTCGCCTACGACGGGGAGTCGGCGCTGGAGCGGCTCGGGGTGCACGACTACGACGTGCTGATCCTGGACCGGGACCTGCCGGGCACCCACGGCGACGAGGTGTGCAGGGCGGTGGTGGAGCAGGGCTGGCTGGTGCGGGTGCTGATGCTGACGGCGGCCTCCGACGTGCGGGCCAGGGTGGCGGGGCTGTCGCTGGGGGCCGACGACTACCTGCCCAAGCCGTTCGCGTTCGAGGAGCTGGTGGCGCGCGTGCACGCGCTGGGGCGGCGGGCGCGCGCGGCGGACCCGCCGATGCTGGAACGGGCCGGGGTGCGGCTGGACTGGGCGCACCGGCAGGTCTTCCGCGACGGCCGGTACGTGCCGCTGGCCCGCAAGGAGTTCGGCGTGCTGGCCGAGCTGCTGCGGGCGCAGGGGGCGGTGGTGTCGGCGGAGACGCTGCTGGAGAAGGTGTGGGACGAGCACATCGACCCGTTCACGAACACGGTGCGCACCACGATGATGAAGCTGCGCAAGAAGCTCGGCGAGCCCCAGGTCATCGAGACCGTGCCCGGATCGGGGTACCGCATCCCATGA
- a CDS encoding response regulator transcription factor — protein sequence MTRGRTSTGAAIRVLIADDQDLVRGGLAALLGLEDDIEVVAEVGRGDEVPTAALAHDPDVVLLDIEMPGLSGLEVAERLRDRRVIIVTTFGRPGYLSRALEAGVAGFVVKDAPAAELAAAVRRVMAGERVIDPKLAVSALTTGPSPLTQREAEVLRVAAGEPTVAAIARRLFLTEGTVRNYLSSAIGKTGTRNRAEAVQVARERGWL from the coding sequence GTGACCCGGGGCCGCACGAGCACCGGCGCCGCGATCCGGGTGCTCATCGCCGACGACCAGGACCTGGTCAGGGGCGGGCTGGCGGCGCTGCTCGGCCTGGAGGACGACATCGAGGTGGTGGCGGAGGTCGGCCGCGGCGACGAGGTGCCGACGGCGGCGCTGGCGCACGACCCCGACGTGGTCCTGCTCGACATCGAGATGCCCGGTCTGTCGGGCCTGGAGGTGGCCGAGCGGCTGCGCGACCGCCGGGTGATCATCGTGACCACGTTCGGCCGGCCCGGGTATCTCAGCAGGGCGCTGGAGGCGGGCGTGGCCGGGTTCGTGGTCAAGGACGCCCCGGCCGCCGAGCTGGCCGCGGCGGTGCGCCGGGTGATGGCCGGCGAGCGGGTCATCGATCCCAAGCTGGCCGTGTCCGCGCTGACCACCGGCCCCAGCCCGCTCACCCAGCGGGAGGCCGAGGTGCTGCGCGTGGCCGCCGGCGAGCCGACCGTGGCGGCGATCGCCCGGCGGCTGTTCCTGACGGAGGGCACCGTGCGCAACTACCTGTCCTCGGCGATCGGCAAGACGGGGACGCGCAACCGCGCGGAGGCCGTACAGGTGGCGCGGGAGCGTGGCTGGCTCTGA